The Oscarella lobularis chromosome 8, ooOscLobu1.1, whole genome shotgun sequence nucleotide sequence AGACTTCTTGTTCTTTGGGAGACAATGATGATCCCGTTACAACGTCTATGTTCGCTTGCAAATTGGTAAGACTAGTatcaatagataaatagGTACATACATAGAGatatttaaatttttattttaattaacctgGCTGTGCCTACGAGTGTTGTGGGGATTGAAGGCTCAGCTAGAGAAAAATACATGGCTAACTTGGATAGATCCGTGCCTTGGCTCTAGCACATAAACTAATTacgattatttaattatttgtgATGTTCTGCTGACTTGGCAGTATTCGGCCGCTTTTCTGCAcgtttctttgatttcttgcGTGGCTGGATGCCACTTGGGTGGGCCCCGATTTGAGAGGAGACCCATTGATAATGGAGAGGCACTCATGACGCCAATTCCTCGTTTCTGAGAATGCAAAAGCGTTGGGGTATAAAATATAATGGATTATGAGTAATACTTCAAAAAACTGCATGTAATCAAGAAGGGTTGTATCGTTCATGGAATAGTGGCAGTACGTCAATGCTGTGTCAACTTGAACGGACGTCCCTTCGACCATTTTACTGTAAATAGAAGAATAGAAGGCGAAATAGTGATCAATTTACATACACGAAATTTTCCATTGGATAGCCAGTTAGCCCAATGAAACGACATTTTCCCATTTCCTTGATTTTCTGCAACGTGggaatcgtttcttcgcaCACCATTTTGAGCGACGGAGCAAATTCAGGATCATGCACCTAGGCAATAAAATAACCAGCAATAATAGCCCCTGTATAATCTAATTACCTGGAGAAGATCAACGTAGTCAATCTTGAGCCTCTCCAGACTCTGATCGATGCTACGCAACGTTCTTTCCGCTGAGAAATCAAACATCTGATCCACTTCCGGTCTATAGCGACACGCCTTCGTTGCTAGGTAATAGGCCTCGCGTGGAATCCCTTCCAATGCCTAATTAAGAATCAGTAGTACTGTATCAATGCCTCTGCGTTATTGCGCATGCTCAGACTTAATTAgattttaatattttataGATAGCGAGTCCACCTTTCCTAGAACTTCTTCGGATCGTCCATGGCCATACCAAGCGGCAGTGTCTATGTAATTAATTCCTTTTTTTATGGCCGTTCGCACGACTTGAAtagcctcgtcgtcgttcgtcttccgGTAGACGTTTCCCAGTGGTGACGCACCTTTTTAGCGAGTGTGTGAGATTTCTCGTGGaatttttcgactttttagcgtgcgctaaagAGTCTCGAAATCGAAGGATCGGTGTACCTAGACTGACGATCGATACGATCATGCCCGTGCGACCGAGAGGCCGATACTTCATTCGCTGCACGGCGGCGAGATCGTGAAAGCCGTGCACGAACGTGGGAGGAAGTCGACTTCTAGACACGAGAGGAAGTACATTTTCCCACAAACGCAACGATTCCACGTGCAGGCGAGAATGTGTACTCACGCAGCCATGTTGTTGCGGCTACTCTCTTGTTGCTAATCGCCTTAAATCGTTTGGAACTCTGCACGCATGCGCCGGTATCTCCTACGCTTTTTCTGCTAAAAGTTACCACTTATTGTACCTACGAGGCTATACATACCGCAACCGCTAATACaccgagaagaaaaacctATTAGGTGCGTAATCGCGCGCAGCTGCTGTCTGCCTAGGAGACATTCCCACTTGgataacgcgcgctacaagAAAACCACTAATTTTCTCGTGCTTTCAGAAGCCAATTGAATTtctgcttaattaattaattaatcttttcAAACATGAGCATGTCGATGAGAGCATCCATTTCGTTTTgctagagagaaagaaaagcactGCGGAGGTGGTGCTGCAGCCGCCCTCTGCGAAGAAACTGGAATATCGCTCAATTACCCTTATATCTgctctcttctcgtcgccgcgacgtTAAATTAACTGCGCATGCTCATTGTGCTTTTCGCTCTGCATGATGTCGGCCTCGTGAGTCAGTCGCTTCCTACCGACCGATAAGACAATTGTCTTGTCTTTTACAGAGATTCCGTACAGGCAAGCGAGGCGTCCAGCGTGGCGACCGTTGGTTTGTGAgcgccgtcttcgtttgcgCATCACTAATTGATTCGTTTCAGCTAAGGTCCTTTTGGAAATGCGTTCGCAGAGTTACACGTTTCGTTTAAAAAAGTTCGGGGCCGATGCCTCTCTTGGACGTCACCCATTCTCAATTTTGAACGACGATCACATGGATTGGAGTTTCATTTCGGGATATCGTCTCTTGGCCTTTGATTCTCCCGTAGACGGTGCCGGTCTCTTCTCTGTCGAACTCGAAGAGTGCTCAGAAGCAGTAAATCGCCTATCTCGATTTATTAATGAATGTGCAGCGAAACAAATCGAGATGCCAGAAATAAATGGAGAATTTGACGTGCATCGTTTTCTGGCAAAGAACGTCATTTATCCGTTGACTGGCTACTGCTGTCTTTCTAGCAGCAATAACAAGAAggcaaaagacaaaaagCCATCATTATACGGTGATGTCAAGGTAAAGGGCACCGGATTGGGAGACGGACTTTATACTTGGCACGGATATTTGGATATGATATCAAAAATTACAGTTGAAAATGATCATTGTGGGGCAACATCCGTCGCGGTGGCGCAGCCATCACTGAATGGCAGTTTGTCGAGTGAAGAAGGCTGTGAAGTGAAGCCACAAAACGGTACAAAAAAGATAAGTCACAGCATTATTTTTTGATGATAACGGCATCGCATTTAGAAGAGCTAAGGAAGCATCTGGCTCAAACTGCTGCACAGACTATCGTCTATTCATTCGTTCATCATCAACGGCGTCCTCACGAAAATACCCTTGTTCCAGGAATACTCATAAATATGAACTCGTTTCTTGTCGTCATGTATGACTGCGTGAATGACATTCTACTGGAACTCACGAAAAGTGTCACATTTTTGTCTGACGCGGGTGAATTCAGTTTAGCGTCTATTGCTTTTCTTTGGACAGTGTTGCACCATTCACTATTTCTAAATTCGATTGCGTATAAAGAAACAacaggagaaagcaaaagccAGTTTCTGCGTTTGGCAGAAGATCGTCAAGTGAAGCAGCATTACACCAAGCTTGCGCACTACAACAGGACATCTACGAGCCGCAAATCCTATCCAGATCCTGagttttttcgcttttcgtgCCGTCCGCCGGATGTGGAGCTATGCCCACGAAAAAGGAGGTCCACCGAATCAGCCacgacggagaagaagacaaaaactGATTTAACTAATTAATGAGTATCGTCTGTTCTTGTATTTATCACTGACTATTATTGTGTAATTGTCGGTTCAACTGCCGTTCCTATTTCGTGGAATTCACAATCACGAACGTCCATACTATCATCGTGCGCCTGCAGCGCATGGGGCTACAAAATACCAAcactttaatttttttctgtcgccAGTGACTCCGGCGTCACGACAGCGTGCGCTATGGAAATCTCGAATCGATTGCCCTGAATCGATCGGTAAGCACGGATCCCCGAAAAAGAGTGATTCAGGGGAAAACGCTATACCGTAGCGAAAATCTTAAGCGTCTCGGAAACACAGTATCTATCGCGTGCACAGACTACAGTAATtagattttaattatttatagatAGCGGGTCACCTTTCCTAGAACTTCTTCGGATCGTCCATGGCCATACCAAGCGGCAGTGTCTATGTAATTAATTCCTTTTTTATAATGGCCGTTCGCACGACTTGAAtagcctcgtcgtcgttcgtcttccgGTAGACGTTTCTCAATGGTGACGCATCTTTTAGCGAGTGTGTGAGATTCTCGTGGAATTTTTGACtttttagcgtgcgctaaagAGTCTCGAAATCGAAGGATACCTAGACTGACGATCGATACGATTAGCCTCGCGTgcgccaggcccttctcctctgctcccggataaacccggggaggagaagggcctggcgcACGCGAGGCTACGATACGATCATGCCCGTGCGGCCAAGAGGCCGAGGACGATACTTCATTCGCTGCACGGCGGCGAGATCGTGAAAGCCGTGCACGAACGTGGGAGGAAGTCGATTTCTAGACACGAGAGGAAGTATATTTTCCCACAAACGCACGTGCAGGCGAGAATGTATACTCACGCAGCCATGTTGTTGCGGCTACTCTCTTGTTGCTAATCGCTAAGCCTAATTAAATCGTTTGGAACTCTGCACGCATGCGCCGGTATCTCCTACGCTTTTTCTGCTAAAAGTTACCACTTATTACCTACGAGGCTACACATACCGCGACCGCTAATATaccgagaagaaaaacctATTAGGTGCGTAATCGCGCGCAGCTGCTGTCTGCCGACGACGCCAGACACGAGACATTCCCACTTGgataacgcgcgctacaagAAAACCACtaatttctccttctcgcttcgacgatAAGCTCACTGCGGTTCCAAAGTCCGTACCTCGCGCCCCCTTATGCGTACGTAAACCGCTCGTCGAATGGGAACGACGTATAGCTGCGTGCGAGCGCAAGAGCGCCCGATCGAAGCCAATTACGAACACTTCAATCTTGTCGCCGTTCCCGAAGAGATATTCGGCCACGAGAAATTCCTTCGCTTGCTCGCGCTCAATCACAATACGATCAAGGACCTTCCTAAGGTAGCGAATTGGGGGGAAAAAAGCCGCGAGTGTGGGGGCCGTACCTTCCCCTTCTTGGGATTTGTAACGATCCGCATCCCCCGCATTACGCTCGCGCGCACGACGTAACGGGAACGCGCGCGCATTATTCGCTCTTTCGTCTCTACTAGTCTTTGTTCAATTTCACACAATTGGTGCGACTCGACGTGAGTGATAATGAGATCGAGACGCTTTCGAGCAACGTCGCTAATCTCGTCTATCTCGAAGACCTCGATATCAGCCGAAACGGTTTTTTAGTCTATTTTCGTTGCCGCGTTACGTCATGCCGTAACGCGGCGGATTTTCTCTCAGGAATAGCCGACATACCGGATGACATACGAAACTGCAAGTGTctgcgtcgaatcgacgtgaGCGCTAATCCAATCGGACGGTAAGCGTGCAAATTTCCGATCGGGCgggaaagaggagaaaaaaggaaacgctTTTCTGTGTTTACATTCGGGACACGTTTGAGTATACGGGTCACGCCTATCGGTGTTTCTTAGGATTCCGGACGGTTTCACGCATTTGACGGCGCTTAGAGAGATTTATCTCAACGATATCTTTCTCGAACATTTGCCTGATAATATTGGAAAGTAAGAATAGCACTTAGAAGTATTTAATTAGTggatttctaaaaaaattttgccTAGTTTGAGTTGTGCTGAAATTTTGGAATTGAGAGAAAATCAGCTGACAATGTTACCGCCGTCAATTTCCGaattgaaatatttgaaaAGACTCGACTTGGGAAATAATCATTTTGAAGACTTGGTGAGGTCACGTGAtaagataaataaatcaataaaatttgttttttattaGTCTTCCGTAATTGGCCATCTAATTTCCCTGCAAGAACTTTGGCTTGATTGCAATGCTCTACGTCTCTTGCCTAACGTGCgttagaaacgaaatttATTGCGGATTTTTagcttttgatttttaggaaATTTGCTCATTAACTCGATTGAATTTTCTCGACGTTTCGGAAAATTTGCTGGAAGCACTTCCGAGAGATATTCACGCGTTGGAGCGTTTGGAGGATTTGCATGCGAATGATAATCAACTCAAACAATTGCCAGAGAATTTCGGTATATGAtacatcaattaattaaattaattaattaattaattaattaattgaaggGGGTTTGGGTCGGCTGACCGTTTTGAAATTagagaataattttttggtTGCTCTTCCGAGATCAATTGGAAGGTTTGagaaattaaataaagaaaagtatttaattaataagggGAGAATGAAATTTTTAGTTTGATGCGTCTGACGGAATTTAATGTATCTCAAAATCAACTTCAAGTAATAAtaatgaaaataaaaataataattagtatcaaaaataaataattatatgtGTTTAGCACTTTCCTCCCTCAATTGGCTTTTTGCATTCTCTTTTGACAATGATAGCGGATGGCAACAAAATAACGAGTCTTCCACCGGAagtagaaaaattaatactttaattaattaatataagcGATTTGTATTGAATTCAGTTGGGAAGTTGCCAGTCATTGACCGTTCTCTCTCTTCGAAATAACAATCTTCGAAAACTGCCCAGAGATATTGGTCGATTAGCGAATATTGTCGTTCTAGCGCTCAGCGGAAACCGGTTACATTAACTAAtacctaataaataaaattaatcatAATTTTAGGCTTGAATATTTGCCGTCATCTCTGCTTGGATTGACCAATCTTTCGGCGCTGTGGCTATCCGAGAACCAGGCACGGGATTCTCAAATAAATAGACActgtatttttattgatttttaggctAAACCATTGATTCCTCTTCAACACGATCGAGATCAGTATACGGGTGAGAAAATCCTCACGTGCTTCATGTTTCCTCAAACGGGAAAAGAGAAACTGGGTTCGTCTTTagttaaataaataaataaataaataaataaatagggGTCCTTTATTATTAGTGGGTGTTCCTCGTTTTCCGTATCGCGATGACGTGGGCGGTGGCGCGAGTGGCATGGGAGGATCGGGGCAGGAGAGCAAGCGCAACAGCACAATCATGTTTAATATTCAAGAGGAACAACAGCGCACGTCCTCCAATCGCTCGGGCCAATATCCCAAGGATGTCATTGAGAGACATCCTCCTCATCATCCGCCGCTCCATCATCCGaggcaacagcaacagcaacagcaacagcaacagtcGAGATCTTCGCACAGACAGttgcaacagcaacagcaacagcaggtTCGTTAATAGTTATGTAATCAATAATGATAGATCAAGGACTTTTTACATCCTCGCTTATCCGGGTACCTCTGGTTTCAGGGGTGTCCGGATACGAGACAAACCTCGCCATAACATTTCAGCACTTTAACAATTGtttgtttgaaaaaaatttgccGGCGGTACGCGCGCTACTGAAAAACAACCACGTGACTCTGAATTGAGGGTCCAGATAATATACTGCGGCGTTTCTCtatagtgtgacgtcacaaatttATGATGTCACTATATGAGAATACTAGCTTATAGCAGAGCCCATAGATAAACTTATGAAAGTCATtctctatttattattttatgattattgatttttctcaggGGGGCGTGTCTACTACTCAACGTCCTCTCAGCTATTTGCGAAGTGTCGGAACTATTGATGATTAttcagaaggagaagaaatcgatgtGCATCGTCCCCTTCCGCCCTCCATGGCAACCGCGTCCGAACCTCAAATGaatggtcacgtgatgcTAAACAACGCGATTCCGCACATGCGCAGCAATCCCACTTTAAATCCTCAAAACGAAACATTTCCCGAGCAGTTGCCACGGCAACCAATTGCAAAATCATCGCTACAGAACGTTTCCGCCGCCATGATGGAAGATTACGATAGAAGcggaagtcgacgtcgaatggcAAGCGATTCAATCGTAAGAACGGGTCAcaggtaaaataaataaataaataaataaataaatataattaataaaattaattatttaatttcaGAGGGTTGCCAAGTGCTAGTCGACCTCTGTGGCCAGAGGAAGTGCATcattcgtcggcggcggcgttggcAGCATCCGGGACTGGAACTTCTGGGTCTGGGAGTCGTCAGAGGCCAATGTATTTGAGGGAAAGACAGACGAGTTTGCCGTCATTGGATCAGCTTCCGTTTCGACatcagccgccgccgccgcaacaTTACGCCGATTACGATCATCTTAATCCAGTCGGTTCTAGTTCACGGTAAGTAAAAatctaaatcaataattaattaaagtagaGATCTAAAAATTGTTTAGATTGGACGGAaatcgcggcggcggcggcggagcttCTTCCTTTCAGCATAGCCACCATCGATTGGAGAGTCCGCCGCCTTGGTGGAGTTCTCCTTCGTCTAGTGGCGATCATTTGGAGCGAAGGAGCGCGGGGACTCGTGAAATGAGTCCTctcgcgtcggcggcgggaaTAAACGATGCGATTCCGTGGGAAAATCCTATTCGAAAGGTGATAACACGTGCAGCAGAAAAGTCACATTGaaatgaataaatactgATTAGAATGGAGGCTTTCCTAATCCCATGGTGGGAGTGCGCATGACCGAAGATTCGGGGCACGGAACAAACGACacggaagacgtcgaaatcgaggGACAAATcgtaagaaaaatcaatacctcattattattattaattattaatccTAGATCTATGTTGACATTGTACGGGACCCTCGCCTTGGCTTCAGCATTTCCGGTGGAACGGATTCCCTAGGAGATCCCTGTAGACCCAAAGATACCGTATGTCTATAATAATCTAGGatacaaattaattaaatttaaaaag carries:
- the LOC136190432 gene encoding uncharacterized protein; the encoded protein is MAASRLPPTFVHGFHDLAAVQRMKYRPLGRTGMIVSIVSLGASPLGNVYRKTNDDEAIQVVRTAIKKGINYIDTAAWYGHGRSEEVLGKALEGIPREAYYLATKACRYRPEVDQMFDFSAERTLRSIDQSLERLKIDYVDLLQVHDPEFAPSLKMVCEETIPTLQKIKEMGKCRFIGLTGYPMENFVKMVEGTSVQVDTALTYCHYSMNDTTLLDYMQFFEKRGIGVMSASPLSMGLLSNRGPPKWHPATQEIKETCRKAAEYCQSQGTDLSKLAMYFSLAEPSIPTTLVGTASLTNLQANIDVVTGSSLSPKEQEVSDYVMENFFKPLKKKDWENLEVDEYWAKMKKLGKAPPTS
- the LOC136189868 gene encoding uncharacterized protein — translated: MMSASDSVQASEASSVATVAKVLLEMRSQSYTFRLKKFGADASLGRHPFSILNDDHMDWSFISGYRLLAFDSPVDGAGLFSVELEECSEAVNRLSRFINECAAKQIEMPEINGEFDVHRFLAKNVIYPLTGYCCLSSSNNKKAKDKKPSLYGDVKVKGTGLGDGLYTWHGYLDMISKITVENDHCGATSVAVAQPSLNGSLSSEEGCEVKPQNEELRKHLAQTAAQTIVYSFVHHQRRPHENTLVPGILINMNSFLVVMYDCVNDILLELTKSVTFLSDAGEFSLASIAFLWTVLHHSLFLNSIAYKETTGESKSQFLRLAEDRQVKQHYTKLAHYNRTSTSRKSYPDPEFFRFSCRPPDVELCPRKRRSTESATTEKKTKTDLTN
- the LOC136190765 gene encoding leucine-rich repeat-containing protein 1-like; amino-acid sequence: MGTTYSCVRAQERPIEANYEHFNLVAVPEEIFGHEKFLRLLALNHNTIKDLPKSLFNFTQLVRLDVSDNEIETLSSNVANLVYLEDLDISRNGIADIPDDIRNCKCLRRIDVSANPIGRIPDGFTHLTALREIYLNDIFLEHLPDNIGNLSCAEILELRENQLTMLPPSISELKYLKRLDLGNNHFEDLSSVIGHLISLQELWLDCNALRLLPNEICSLTRLNFLDVSENLLEALPRDIHALERLEDLHANDNQLKQLPENFGGLGRLTVLKLENNFLVALPRSIGSLMRLTEFNVSQNQLQHFPPSIGFLHSLLTMIADGNKITSLPPELGSCQSLTVLSLRNNNLRKLPRDIGRLANIVVLALSGNRLEYLPSSLLGLTNLSALWLSENQAKPLIPLQHDRDQYTGEKILTCFMFPQTGKEKLVGVPRFPYRDDVGGGASGMGGSGQESKRNSTIMFNIQEEQQRTSSNRSGQYPKDVIERHPPHHPPLHHPRQQQQQQQQQQSRSSHRQLQQQQQQQGGVSTTQRPLSYLRSVGTIDDYSEGEEIDVHRPLPPSMATASEPQMNGHVMLNNAIPHMRSNPTLNPQNETFPEQLPRQPIAKSSLQNVSAAMMEDYDRSGSRRRMASDSIVRTGHRGLPSASRPLWPEEVHHSSAAALAASGTGTSGSGSRQRPMYLRERQTSLPSLDQLPFRHQPPPPQHYADYDHLNPVGSSSRLDGNRGGGGGASSFQHSHHRLESPPPWWSSPSSSGDHLERRSAGTREMSPLASAAGINDAIPWENPIRKNGGFPNPMVGVRMTEDSGHGTNDTEDVEIEGQIIYVDIVRDPRLGFSISGGTDSLGDPCRPKDTGVFVTKIASDGPAAMSGQLQIGDKILEVNGEPLLSVTHRRAIEVLQRTGKHVCLKIERLPRNDAQQGTLL